CTTAATAAAATCCCTATTTAAGTCATAATGCCTTGCATTTCCACGAAAGCCATACTCTTCAGGGCCATTTTGGTTAGCTCGGGAAAAGCTCCCACGATTTAACATTCCACTGACATTGTAACTCGCGACCGCAACAACGATAACATTTTGAGGTGCCTTTACCTTTCCTGTCGCCAAATCTCGCATGAGCATCATAGTGGCATCAATACCATCGGGTTCTCCGGGATGAATACCGTTGTTGACCAATAAAATACATTTCCCTTTCCTGGCGACTTCCAGTGTCTTTCCAAACGGATTAAATACGACCACATCTATTGGTTTATTGTTATCGTCTTCTCCCTTTGTTTCATAATGAATTGATGAATATTTCTCCGCCAATTCCTGATAGTAGGCCCGCATTTCTTCAAATGTTGTGGATTGATTACCATTGCCCCGTTCATAAGGTGTAGGCATTTGCGCATAACTTCTGCCAAAAAGCATAAAAGAAAATAATATCAGGAAACGTTTCATAAGATCAATTTAGCGTCCAATTTACGATAAACTTGTTAAAATACATAAGCAATCTCCACCGTCTATTAAGAACGACTTCTCAATAAAAACAAAATCCCTAAGAAATAAAGGGATTTTGTCATTACTCTTTTACCGGTATTTTAATTACTAACCTCGTTTAATAATTCGATATCTTCTGTATCTAATTTAAGAGCCGGTGCCGCACATAGCGTATCCAATTGACGCTCACTCGTGGCACTCACAACGGGAGCGGTAATCAGCGGTTTAGCCAACAACCATGCTAATGCTACAGTGGCCTGTGTTGTACCATGCTTCTCGGAGATAGCATCGAGCGCTTTCAGGACAGCTTTACCTTTAGCATCAAAATATTTTTTGATTCCACCGCCCCTTGCCGTTTTATCAAAGTCAGCTTCAGTACGGTATTTACCGGTCAAGAAACCTGCTGCAAGCGACCAATATGGAAATACACTCAACCCATACTTCTCGACCAATCCCGCATAATCTGTTTCAAAACCTGCGCGCTCTACCAAATTGTAATGCGGTTGCAAAGCAACATATTTTGGAAGGCCGTTTTTCTCTGCTACATCAAAGCTTTCCGTTAAACGCGCTGGCGATACATTAGAAGCGGCGACATAACGTACCTTGCCTGCCTCTATTAAGTCCGCATAAGCCGACAATGTCTCTTCCACAGGGGTTATGTTATCATCAAAGTGGGTATAGTATAGATCTATATGATCTACTCCCAACCGTCGCAGTGAATCATCGGCAGACTTCAAAATATGTTTCCTTGAGATATCATACCCATGTTCCTTAGTCTCGGATCCAACTTTTGTTGCGATCACTATATTATCACGGTTACCGCGCCTTTTTAACCATTTTCCAATAATTTCTTCAGACTGCCCTCCAGTTCCATTTACCCACCACGAATAGGTATCTGCCGTATCAATAAAATTAAACCCTGCTCCTACAAATTTATCTAGCATTTCAAACGATCTCTGTTCATCTAATGTCCAACCGAAAACATTCCCACCAAAATTAATTGGCGCTATCTGCAAGTCTGTGTGTTGTATTTCTATCTTTTTCATTGAAATCATCTATTAATTGTTCCTTTAAATAAAAAAATAGCTATGCCTTTCCAGCTGAAAAGCTCAAGCTAAAGTTACGGTATTCATCTTGAGCCATATCAGTATTCTTCACATCTAATTGTCAAAACGCATAAAGATTTTATTGCGATTAAAAAAACAGGTCGGTTCTTTAACCGACCTTTTACAACGTTACTTTTCAATAGACGACATGTCGATTACGAAACGATATTTTACATCACTGTCCAATACCCTTTGATAAGCCTCATTTACATAGTCGATATCAATCATTTCTGTTTCGGGTAGAATATTATGTTCAGCACAAAAATCAAGCATATCTTGAGTTTCTTGTATTCCCCCAATGCTGGAAGCCGTTAGGATCTTATTTCCACCCATGATTGAACGTCCATTGATCTCCATGGGGGCTGCCGGGATTCCTACGCAGATATAAACTCCTTTTGTTTTCAATAATGCAAGATAGAGGTTATAATCATGCGGTGCTGATACGGTATCAATAATAAAATCAAAATACGATGAGAATTCCTTTATTTCATCTGCCTCATGCGTGTTTAAGAACTTGTGTGCTCCAAGTAGAGCAGCATCCTCCTTCTTACGTGGAGAATGGCTTATCATTGTGACTTCTGCTCCCATTGCTACTGCAATTTTAACAGCCATATGTCCCAATCCACCTAAGCCCAACACACCAACTTTATGCCCTTTGCTAATATTCCATCTTTTTAATGGCGAATAGGTGGTGATTCCAGCACAGAGTAGCGGTGCCACCTTTTTAATATCCAACGATTCCGGCACATGCAGCACAAAGTCCGCATCCGCAACAATATTATTGCTGTAACCACCAAAAGTATAGCTGTGATCATGCATCACATCCTTGCTGTTGTAAGTCCAGACGGTCTTCTTTTCTGAACAGAACTGTTGTTGGTCTGACTTGCAGTTATCGCATTCGCCACAGGAAGCCACCATACAACCGACACCTGCCAGGTCTCCTTTTTTGAACTTAGTCACTCCACTACCAACGGCACTTATCCGACCGACAATTTCGTGCCCGGGAACAATTGGGTATTGTGTACCACCCCACTCGTCATGTACTTGATGAATATCGGAGTGACAGATCCCGCTGTACAGGATATCGATTAAAACATCGTTTGCACCAAGCTCTCTCCTTTCAAACTCCCAGTACTCAAGTGGAGAATTACTATCTTTCGCCGCATAACCTTTCGACTTAATCATATTATTTTTTTTATAGACCACAATTTGGATGCGAAGATATCTCCGATCCCCTATTTACATTGTACTAAGTTAGCGGGTATTGATGACGAATAGAGCAAGACAAATAGAATATTGACACTCCGCAAACAAAAAACAAGTTTAAACATAGAAATATCCGCACAAGACCATGTATATTTGAGTTCATATAAATCATTTCAATGA
The Sphingobacterium multivorum genome window above contains:
- a CDS encoding aldo/keto reductase, with amino-acid sequence MKKIEIQHTDLQIAPINFGGNVFGWTLDEQRSFEMLDKFVGAGFNFIDTADTYSWWVNGTGGQSEEIIGKWLKRRGNRDNIVIATKVGSETKEHGYDISRKHILKSADDSLRRLGVDHIDLYYTHFDDNITPVEETLSAYADLIEAGKVRYVAASNVSPARLTESFDVAEKNGLPKYVALQPHYNLVERAGFETDYAGLVEKYGLSVFPYWSLAAGFLTGKYRTEADFDKTARGGGIKKYFDAKGKAVLKALDAISEKHGTTQATVALAWLLAKPLITAPVVSATSERQLDTLCAAPALKLDTEDIELLNEVSN
- a CDS encoding NAD(P)-dependent alcohol dehydrogenase, which encodes MIKSKGYAAKDSNSPLEYWEFERRELGANDVLIDILYSGICHSDIHQVHDEWGGTQYPIVPGHEIVGRISAVGSGVTKFKKGDLAGVGCMVASCGECDNCKSDQQQFCSEKKTVWTYNSKDVMHDHSYTFGGYSNNIVADADFVLHVPESLDIKKVAPLLCAGITTYSPLKRWNISKGHKVGVLGLGGLGHMAVKIAVAMGAEVTMISHSPRKKEDAALLGAHKFLNTHEADEIKEFSSYFDFIIDTVSAPHDYNLYLALLKTKGVYICVGIPAAPMEINGRSIMGGNKILTASSIGGIQETQDMLDFCAEHNILPETEMIDIDYVNEAYQRVLDSDVKYRFVIDMSSIEK